The sequence ATTCCAGTTCACCTATGATTATCAGGCCATGATCGATCAGATTGTGGAGAGCATTCAGTGGATCTGTAACAAGAACAACGTACCCGTGCCGCATATTTTCACCGAGTTCGGTTCGTATACGGTGGGTGAAAGTGGAGCGGTTATTTACAAAGTGATCGACCAGAAATTGCAGAATGATAAAGAGCTTTGGTATATGATCGATGGCTCGTTCATTACGCAACTACCTGATTCATGGGGGCTTGGCCAGAAATACATCATGCTATCGGTCAATAACTGGGACAATCCTTACCAGAAAGTTAACTTGGGCGGTCTGACCTGCGATTCGCACGATTTTTATAATACTGAAGCGCATAGTGCAGACTTATACCTGCCTATTTTTGATCAGGATGCTGAAGATCAGTATATTGGCCTATTCCATACGGGTGCTTATCAGGAGTCACTGGGTGGTTATGGTGGTATCCAGCACTGTTTGATTCCGGCTCCGCAGCACGTAATTATCGATAAGGATGAAGAGGGTAACCTTCGTTCGCGGTTATTTGCACCAGAACAGAATAGCGAAGTAATGCTGAAAATTCTTGGCTACGGCGATGCTGAACCTGGTATGACTGAACTGGAAGCTACCGAAGCGGCCGAAGAGCGTGAGGAAGAAGAGTTGGTAAAAGAAGAAAATTAGTCGCTTTAAAGCAGCGTATTTTTATCGTAACCCTAAAAATACGCTGCTTTAAAGTTACCGAATGATAAAGTCACTAAACGGGTGTATAATTTTTAGCACTATATTCGTTTAAGAATCTGAAGGTTAAAAGCAAAAACAGAGCGATATTTCATGAAAAAACTACTGATTTTAGGCGCTGTGCTGGCAACGTTATCGCTTGGGTCCTGTGCCCGCAGAGCCAATTGCCCGGCGTATGGTAGCGTGCAAAAGCCTGCACCGACGCAGGTGCGGGTGTAAGAGAAAGAAATTTCCTTCAGGAAAAGCCTCTGAACCAATCGACGTTTAGAGGCTTTTTTTCATTCAGGCATATCCTAATACGATTCGTGATGCTTCGAGCAGATTCGGGGCACTACCATCGCATTCGGCAGAAAGTTCTGGTTCGTCAGCAATCCGAACAGTACGCACACCAACGCGTTTACCAGCCTGCATATCGCGGAGGGCATCGCCGATCATCCACGATTCGTCGGGTGTGATGTTGTATTTGGCCATCGCCTTTTCAAGCAGCAATGAACCGGGTTTACGAGTTAGCGATTCGGTATCGTACTTCGGGTGGTGAGGGCAATAATAAATGTCATCGATGACCTGACCGCATTGTTCCTGCAAATAATTGTAACAGGCCATAACGTCGTCACGAGTGTAGAGCCCTTTGGCAATACCAGCCTGGTTCGTAATCACAATAAGCAGATAACCTGCATCTTTCAACAAACGCAGTGCTTCCGGTACACCATCGGGTATGATAAAATCTTCAACGCGATAGACGTAATCTGTCCGGTCTTCATTTAAAACGCCGTCTCTGTCCAGAAAAACACACTTGCTCATCAAGAATCTATTGCTTTGGATTAGGCAATAATACAAATATTTGGTAAAATAATTGCATTATTACTTTAAAATGTTTGTGAAATTTTCGAGAAAGGAACAAAAGAGCTTTATAAACATAAAACGTGGATCATAATTCGTATGATCGAAGCTTCCATAATAGCGCTTAAACAGCAGCTAAAACTTGTCTCCTGACCACTCGAACTATCACCCACGTCCTGGTTTAATTAAGCGCCCAAATCCAGTAACCGTTGTTCTAGCGCCTGAATTTTTGCTTCAGCATCGGCAAGTTTTTGACGTTCCCGATCAACAACGTCGGGTTTTGCATTGGCAACGAATTTCTCATTGGAGAGCTTTTTGGCCGTTGAGTCACGGAACCCAACGTTGTAGAGCAATTCCTTTTGGGTGTTGACGATCTCCTGCTCGACATCGATCTCGCCAGCAATATCTACGAAAAACTCATCACCTTTAATCAGGAACGACAAGCCGTCTGATTTCTCGCTGACGTAGCTTATTGTGGACACATTTGCCATTTTTTGAATCAAAACCTCAAGTACTTTAAATCGCTCGGGTGCTGAGGTCTTGATCGCTAATGGCAATTCGGTTTTTGGCGAAATCTGCTTGGCATTCCGAATATTCCGGACGTTACTGATAACGTCGAATAATGTCTCGAAATCAATCAGAATCTGACTGTCAACAGCATCCGCTTTTGGAAATGGCGCGATACAAATACTATCACCGGATTGGCGTTCCCGGATTTCCTGCCAGATTTCTTCCGTAATAAATGGCATGAACGGGTGAGCCAGACGCATTAACTGCTCAAAGAAATTGATCGTTGCCTCGTAGGTTGTGTGATCAATGGGTTGCTCGAAGCCGGGCTTGATCAGTTCGAGGTACTGCGAGCAGAAATCGTCCCAGATCAGCTTGTATATGGCCTGTAAAGCATCCGAAATCCGGAATTTGCTGAAATGATCTTCAATCTCGATCAGGGTTGTATACAGCTTCGATTCGAACCAACGGATCGCCAACTGCTGACTGTCAGTTGCCGGCTGCTCACTGATTGTCCAGCCTTTTACCAATCGGAACGCATTCCAGATTTTGTTGCTGAAATTACGACCCTGTTCTACCAGTTTCTCATCGAACAATAAATCGTTTCCAGCGGCCGAACTGAACAGCATCCCTGTTCGAACGCCATCGGCTCCGTATTTTTCAATAAGATCGAGCGGGTCGGGCGAATTACCAAGTTGTTTCGACATTTTCCGACCCAGCTTATCGCGAACCATACCCGTAAAGTAAACGTCCTTGAAAGGTCGCTCGCCCTTGTACTCGTAACCGGCAATAATCATCCGGGCTACCCAGAAGAAAATAATATCGAAGCCGGTAACGAGTGTATTGGTTGGGTAATAATAATCGAGATCCTTCGGGCCCGCTTTTGGATCATCGGGGTTGCCCGACGGTTTGAAAACAGACATCGGCCAGAGCCACGATGAGAACCATGTATCCAGAACGTCTTCATCCTGGGTCAGATCGGCCTCGGTCATGGCAAACAGCAGCATTTCGTGCTGTACTTTCTCCAACGCTTCGTGTTTGTTTTTCGCAACAATCACGGTGCCGTCCTGCATATAAAATGCCGGAATCCGTTGCCCCCACCATAACTGGCGACTAATGCACCAATCATGTGGATTCTCCATCCAGGAACGATACATGTTCTTGTATTTCGATGGATGAAGTTGAATAACGTCGTTCATTACGTTCTCGAACGCTGGTTTCGAGAGTTCGTCCATTTTCAGGAACCACTGCAAGGATAGCTTTGGCTCGATTACCGCATTGGTCCGCTCCGAGAAACCAACATTTGACTTATAGTCTTCGGCCTTGACCAGATTGCCCGACTCCTCAAGCAGCTTGATAATCGCTTTACGGGCCGCAAAACGATCCTGACCGACCAGAATCTGCGCTTTTTCATTCAGCGTACCATCGTCGTTCAGAATGTCCAGAACGGGTAAATTGTGCTTGATGCCCAGCGTATAGTCATTCGGATCATGAGCGGGCGTAACTTTCAGGCCGCCCGTTCCAAAATCCATCGTGACGTATTCATCCAGAATAATCGGGATCTCGCGGTTAATGAGCGGAATAATGGCTTTTTTGCCGTGCAGGTGTTTGTAACGTTCGTCGTTCGGATTGACCGCAATGGCTGCATCAGCCATAATCGTTTCCGGCCGAACCGTAGCAATGGTAATATAAACTTGCCCAGCGCTCCCTGCTATCTCGTACTGAATGTAAACCAGCTTTTGCTGAACTTCTTTGGTGATAACTTCTTCGTCAGAAACCGCCGTTAATCCTTGCGGGTCCCAGTTGACCATGCGGACACCACGATAAATCTTGCCTTTGTTGTAGAGGTCAACGAATGTATCGATAACCGATTCATAGAGAGCCGGTTCCATTGTAAATCGTGTACGGTCCCAGTCGCAGGAGGCACCTAGTTTGCGGAGCTGCTGGAGAATAATACCCCCGTATTTGTGGGTCCACTCCCAGACATACTCAATAAACTGCTCGCGTGTGAGGTCATGCTTATTTATGCCACGCTCTTTAAGCATCGCCACAACTTTAGCTTCAGTAGCAATGCTGGCGTGGTCGGTGCCCGGAACCCAGCAGGCATTTTTACCTTCCATACGCGCCTTCCGAATCAGCACATCCTGAATCGTATTATTGAGCATATGGCCCATATGCAACACCCCGGTTACGTTTGGGGGCGGAATGACGATGGTGTAAGGTTCACGTTTGTCGTCAGCATCCGTTGGGGGTGTCGATTTAAAAAACTGGTTATCAATCCAATATTGATACCATTTTTCCTCAATGTCCTGGGGGGTGTATGTTTTTGAAATCATAAAGCAGTCGAAACCGAAAGACCTTTCTATCCAGTAAGAAACCCAATACTGGTAGAAAAGGAGCGTTATTACCTATAGAAAAGCAAAATTAGCTAAATTGGGTAGGGCGTAAAAACGAAAGGCCGTCTTTCGTAGTTTTAGATCTACACTTCATGGCACACCTATGGAATTCGGAAAAATACATAATCTCGATACGGTTAATCTCACATTGCCGCCCGGCTCAGCTTTCAATGCTCGTGTATGGGCAGGTGTAGAGCCTACCAAGCGGCCTACTGTATTCATAGGTGGCCCAATTTGGGCCAATAAAGATTACGTTGGCAAAGTTTATCCATCGAACGCAAAGGAGAAAGATTTTCTGCATTATTACACCCGGCAGTTCAACACCATTGAGTTAAATCTGACGCATTACCAGATTCCGACGGTGGGCATGATTGAAAAATGGAAAGCGGAAGCAACCGAGCGATTTACCTACTGTCCCAAATTTCCCCAGATTATTAGTCACGAACGGCAATTAGTGGCCACCGAAGGACTCACCGAAGAGTTTGTCAATGCCGTATTCGGATTAGAGGAGTTTTTAGGTATGACTTTTTTACAGCTACCTCCCATGTTTGGACCCGATAAGTGGCCGGTATTGGAAACGTATCTGAAAAGCTTACCCGACGAACTCGACGTGGCCGTAGAATTTCGTCATCCCGACTGGTTTAGCAAAGCTGCATTATGGCAGCAAACCCTCGAACGACTCTACGCCCTGCGTCGACACGTGGTCATTACCGACGTTGCCGGTCGGCGCGATGTATTGCATATGGGCCTGAGCAGTCCTGTTCTGACGCTCCGATTTATTGCCAATGAAGGCCACTCAACCGATTATACCCGCACCGATACCTGGATTCAACGCCTGAAAACCTGGTTCGATAAAGGACTGCAAACGGCTTACCTGTTTGTTCATGGCGGTGGAGATAATGACACCGCGCCTGAGCTAATTCTGTACTGGATTCGCGAATTGAACAAACATTGTGGGTTAAATCTGCGTGAACCAGTGCTTCAACCCAAGGTCGTGCAGGGCAGTTTGTTTTGATTTGCCAACCCGACCAATTACATTTGCTCTATGATTTTAGCAAGCACAAACCATCGGCATCATCATTCTGGGCGGTAACGCAGCAGAACGAGACGCGCGTGTTTGTGATTTCGGAGAGATAATCCTGATTAACACAATATACAAAGCCCGGTTCTGCCAAGGATCCGGGCTTTATGTTGTTAAAAATATGAAAACGGTCATTATCAAATACAATGCAGGAAACGTCCAGTCGGTCATGTATGCGCTGGAGCGATTGGGGGCCAG comes from Spirosoma aureum and encodes:
- a CDS encoding valine--tRNA ligase, with the translated sequence MISKTYTPQDIEEKWYQYWIDNQFFKSTPPTDADDKREPYTIVIPPPNVTGVLHMGHMLNNTIQDVLIRKARMEGKNACWVPGTDHASIATEAKVVAMLKERGINKHDLTREQFIEYVWEWTHKYGGIILQQLRKLGASCDWDRTRFTMEPALYESVIDTFVDLYNKGKIYRGVRMVNWDPQGLTAVSDEEVITKEVQQKLVYIQYEIAGSAGQVYITIATVRPETIMADAAIAVNPNDERYKHLHGKKAIIPLINREIPIILDEYVTMDFGTGGLKVTPAHDPNDYTLGIKHNLPVLDILNDDGTLNEKAQILVGQDRFAARKAIIKLLEESGNLVKAEDYKSNVGFSERTNAVIEPKLSLQWFLKMDELSKPAFENVMNDVIQLHPSKYKNMYRSWMENPHDWCISRQLWWGQRIPAFYMQDGTVIVAKNKHEALEKVQHEMLLFAMTEADLTQDEDVLDTWFSSWLWPMSVFKPSGNPDDPKAGPKDLDYYYPTNTLVTGFDIIFFWVARMIIAGYEYKGERPFKDVYFTGMVRDKLGRKMSKQLGNSPDPLDLIEKYGADGVRTGMLFSSAAGNDLLFDEKLVEQGRNFSNKIWNAFRLVKGWTISEQPATDSQQLAIRWFESKLYTTLIEIEDHFSKFRISDALQAIYKLIWDDFCSQYLELIKPGFEQPIDHTTYEATINFFEQLMRLAHPFMPFITEEIWQEIRERQSGDSICIAPFPKADAVDSQILIDFETLFDVISNVRNIRNAKQISPKTELPLAIKTSAPERFKVLEVLIQKMANVSTISYVSEKSDGLSFLIKGDEFFVDIAGEIDVEQEIVNTQKELLYNVGFRDSTAKKLSNEKFVANAKPDVVDRERQKLADAEAKIQALEQRLLDLGA
- a CDS encoding D-glycero-alpha-D-manno-heptose-1,7-bisphosphate 7-phosphatase codes for the protein MSKCVFLDRDGVLNEDRTDYVYRVEDFIIPDGVPEALRLLKDAGYLLIVITNQAGIAKGLYTRDDVMACYNYLQEQCGQVIDDIYYCPHHPKYDTESLTRKPGSLLLEKAMAKYNITPDESWMIGDALRDMQAGKRVGVRTVRIADEPELSAECDGSAPNLLEASRIVLGYA
- a CDS encoding DUF72 domain-containing protein — encoded protein: MEFGKIHNLDTVNLTLPPGSAFNARVWAGVEPTKRPTVFIGGPIWANKDYVGKVYPSNAKEKDFLHYYTRQFNTIELNLTHYQIPTVGMIEKWKAEATERFTYCPKFPQIISHERQLVATEGLTEEFVNAVFGLEEFLGMTFLQLPPMFGPDKWPVLETYLKSLPDELDVAVEFRHPDWFSKAALWQQTLERLYALRRHVVITDVAGRRDVLHMGLSSPVLTLRFIANEGHSTDYTRTDTWIQRLKTWFDKGLQTAYLFVHGGGDNDTAPELILYWIRELNKHCGLNLREPVLQPKVVQGSLF